A part of Paenibacillus sp. IHBB 10380 genomic DNA contains:
- the dinG gene encoding ATP-dependent DNA helicase DinG, whose translation MKFAVLDFETTGNQSADEIIQVGLAIIEEDQTISRVYGSYVNPGIPIPPFITSLTGITEQDVVDAPSLEEMMMELVPLLDDVVLVGHNVAFDFGFLQNALDRCGYLPYAGRILDTMDFLKICFPSLTTYQLGLVSAHFEIQHDRPHQADSDALATALVLLKCLDELWTLPLITLQRLSELFANEDSDLGWYFDGLCQEKEKQPAQDLENHTYYRQLALAVEDWNEIAPPRDNLEDNPLRSMDFPQYLASIETRLREIMPQYEARESQSIMFSEVITALQNEKHLIIEAGTGTGKSLGYLIPAIYQSVKNDQKVMVSTHTINLQEQLRERDVPLLTEVVPFPFKAAIFKGRQHYLCLRKFEHKINKRDFSNPKEDLLTAAQMLIWLTQTETGDDEELNLSGRGGDFWDTVASDSESCLGRACPWFRKCYYHRAKHEAGIADVVITNHSKLFTDVKAGHQLLPAYEHLVIDEAHHLEEVAGKHLGLQMKYFTIVHTLTRLYKDNRSGQLPALRQQIYSSGYEKSSEWSSLIERLSGDLVEVKEHWDRLSDMLFSLLPERSDAAPGDTGQFVLRLQPTKKPQDWEAVSAIENQIHVILSDVVRKGEKMINELRDDHDEYNSDSLVTDISGLFKDLNAEKEDLRFFMSLNDAGNVYWMEANGHFRSKSLQLFAVPIDVSKQLKELFFDKKKSIILTSATLSIEKSFQYMIENLGLQESADSNRLMTVQLPSPFRYRDQALLVIPRDFPSVKGSIGDALFVNTLVKSLADTAIATKGRMLVLFTSYRMLRQVYEPLRSALSSSDITVLGQGVDTGSRSKLIRRFQDSSASVLLGTSSFWEGVDIPGEALTCLAIVRLPFQPPNHPLVEAKSELLQQQKKNPFMKLSVPQAVIRFKQGFGRLVRTASDRGIVIVYDTRVIESYYGKYFLYSLPGPKMEHMPMNQMVPRISEWLHEGGAS comes from the coding sequence ATGAAATTTGCTGTACTGGACTTTGAAACAACAGGCAACCAGTCCGCCGATGAAATTATTCAAGTTGGACTTGCCATCATTGAAGAAGATCAAACGATATCCCGTGTATACGGGTCTTATGTTAATCCCGGGATACCCATCCCGCCGTTTATTACTAGCTTGACAGGTATCACAGAACAGGATGTAGTGGATGCTCCTTCTTTGGAAGAAATGATGATGGAGCTAGTTCCGCTTTTAGATGATGTGGTGCTGGTAGGTCACAATGTCGCTTTTGACTTTGGTTTTCTACAGAATGCACTGGATCGGTGTGGCTATCTGCCCTATGCAGGACGAATTCTTGATACCATGGATTTTCTCAAAATATGCTTTCCATCCTTAACGACTTATCAATTGGGGTTGGTTTCTGCTCATTTTGAAATTCAGCATGACCGGCCTCATCAAGCAGATAGCGATGCACTCGCCACGGCGCTTGTTTTATTGAAATGTCTTGATGAGTTATGGACGCTTCCACTGATCACATTACAGCGTTTAAGTGAGTTATTTGCGAACGAGGATAGTGACCTTGGTTGGTATTTTGATGGATTGTGTCAGGAGAAGGAGAAGCAGCCCGCTCAGGATCTTGAGAATCATACCTACTATCGCCAATTGGCACTTGCTGTAGAGGATTGGAATGAAATTGCACCTCCACGTGATAACTTAGAAGATAACCCACTTCGTTCAATGGATTTCCCACAGTATCTTGCGAGCATAGAAACCCGTCTTCGGGAAATTATGCCACAATATGAAGCGCGTGAATCACAAAGTATTATGTTCAGTGAGGTTATAACTGCACTCCAGAATGAGAAGCATCTTATCATTGAAGCGGGTACAGGGACAGGGAAGTCACTTGGTTATTTGATCCCTGCCATATATCAAAGCGTTAAGAACGATCAAAAGGTCATGGTTAGCACGCACACTATTAATCTTCAGGAGCAGCTCCGAGAACGTGATGTTCCTTTATTGACAGAGGTTGTTCCTTTTCCTTTTAAGGCGGCTATATTTAAAGGTAGGCAGCATTATTTGTGTTTGAGAAAATTTGAACATAAAATAAATAAGAGAGACTTCTCAAATCCTAAGGAAGACCTTCTAACAGCGGCTCAAATGTTAATATGGCTAACTCAGACAGAGACCGGTGACGACGAGGAGCTGAACTTGAGCGGACGTGGAGGCGATTTCTGGGATACGGTTGCTAGTGACTCCGAATCATGCTTAGGTCGTGCTTGTCCATGGTTCCGTAAATGTTACTATCATCGAGCGAAGCATGAAGCAGGAATTGCGGACGTCGTTATCACGAATCACTCTAAACTTTTTACAGATGTTAAGGCAGGGCACCAGCTTCTACCAGCCTATGAACATTTGGTGATTGATGAAGCACATCACCTAGAAGAAGTAGCGGGTAAGCATCTCGGACTTCAAATGAAATATTTCACGATCGTGCATACACTAACAAGACTTTATAAAGATAATCGTAGTGGTCAATTACCAGCCTTACGCCAGCAGATCTATTCTTCGGGCTATGAGAAGTCTTCTGAGTGGTCTTCCCTTATTGAAAGATTAAGTGGAGATTTGGTTGAGGTTAAGGAGCATTGGGATAGACTGAGTGATATGTTATTTAGTCTTCTGCCTGAGCGCAGTGATGCTGCACCTGGAGATACGGGTCAGTTTGTTCTACGCTTACAACCTACGAAGAAGCCACAGGATTGGGAGGCTGTATCTGCAATCGAGAATCAGATACATGTCATCTTAAGCGATGTGGTTCGTAAAGGTGAGAAGATGATAAACGAGCTCAGGGATGATCATGATGAATACAATTCAGATAGCTTAGTCACAGATATCAGTGGTCTCTTCAAGGATCTGAATGCGGAGAAGGAAGATCTTCGTTTTTTCATGTCACTCAATGATGCAGGAAATGTATATTGGATGGAAGCCAATGGTCATTTTCGAAGTAAATCATTGCAATTGTTCGCAGTCCCTATAGATGTGAGCAAGCAATTGAAGGAATTATTCTTTGATAAGAAGAAAAGTATAATATTAACATCTGCCACGCTATCGATTGAAAAGTCATTTCAGTATATGATCGAGAACCTGGGTCTACAAGAATCTGCAGACAGTAACCGACTGATGACAGTTCAACTGCCATCGCCGTTTCGCTACCGCGATCAGGCATTGCTTGTGATTCCTCGGGACTTCCCAAGTGTGAAGGGAAGCATTGGAGATGCGCTCTTTGTGAACACGCTGGTTAAATCTTTAGCAGATACGGCGATAGCTACTAAGGGGAGGATGCTTGTATTATTCACTTCATATCGCATGCTTCGTCAAGTGTATGAACCCTTACGTAGTGCGCTCTCTTCCAGTGATATTACCGTCTTAGGTCAGGGTGTGGACACAGGGAGTCGAAGTAAATTGATTCGCAGGTTCCAAGATAGCAGTGCCTCTGTGTTACTAGGAACGAGTAGCTTCTGGGAAGGTGTGGATATACCTGGTGAAGCGTTGACCTGTCTGGCTATCGTTCGGTTACCGTTTCAACCGCCGAATCATCCGCTTGTAGAAGCCAAAAGCGAGCTCTTGCAACAACAGAAGAAGAATCCTTTCATGAAGTTATCAGTACCTCAAGCGGTGATCCGCTTCAAGCAAGGCTTTGGTAGACTTGTACGTACAGCAAGTGATCGAGGCATTGTTATTGTATATGATACACGTGTTATAGAATCTTATTATGGGAAATATTTCTTATATTCATTGCCTGGTCCCAAAATGGAACATATGCCAATGAATCAGATGGTACCACGCATATCTGAATGGCTTCATGAGGGAGGGGCATCTTGA
- a CDS encoding redox-sensing transcriptional repressor Rex, whose protein sequence is MKFEKISEAVVRRLPVYLRYLSELQNREVATVSSQELGQKLELNPAQIRKDLAYFGDFGRKGIGYDVAYLIEKIRHILNLDQQINVVLVGAGNLGQALSNYNMYLKENLKIIAVFDSYSPKVGTEINTLKVQPMEELRSTIIDKNIRIGIITVPAFEAQSVADQLIESGIEAILNFAPTILKAPPHIRIHAADFTTDMLSLAYYLNNRKEETIHDEITDKVDH, encoded by the coding sequence ATGAAATTCGAGAAAATATCAGAAGCTGTCGTCCGTAGATTGCCTGTCTATTTAAGGTATCTTTCGGAGCTTCAAAACCGTGAAGTTGCTACTGTTTCTTCGCAGGAATTAGGTCAAAAGCTTGAACTGAATCCTGCACAAATTCGTAAGGATTTAGCCTATTTCGGGGATTTCGGACGTAAAGGGATCGGTTATGATGTTGCTTATCTTATTGAGAAAATTCGTCACATCCTGAATCTTGACCAGCAAATTAATGTGGTGTTGGTGGGAGCAGGGAACTTGGGACAAGCGCTATCTAATTACAATATGTATCTTAAAGAGAATTTGAAAATCATTGCTGTGTTTGACTCTTATTCACCTAAAGTAGGCACAGAGATTAATACATTAAAAGTACAACCAATGGAAGAGCTTAGATCAACAATTATTGACAAAAACATTCGAATTGGGATCATTACAGTTCCGGCATTTGAGGCGCAAAGTGTAGCTGACCAACTAATTGAATCAGGTATCGAAGCGATATTGAATTTCGCACCTACCATTCTTAAAGCACCGCCTCATATTCGCATCCATGCTGCTGACTTCACAACCGATATGCTAAGTCTGGCTTATTATTTGAACAATAGAAAGGAAGAAACAATTCATGACGAAATCACCGACAAAGTGGATCATTAA
- a CDS encoding amidohydrolase: MTKSPTKWIIKNGSFAVLNREQPVIRGYMLIEDDLITYIGEQAPSVEQDIPVVDGTHLFFLPGLVNTHGHAAMSLLRGYGDDLALQVWLQEKMWPMEAKFTSEDVYWGTSLSVIEMLKGGTTTFLDMYDHMGQVAKVVEGSGMRGVLMRGVIGLCSEEVQNVKLKEAIAFAKDWHGQADGRITTMISPHAPYTCPPDFFERFVQAAHDLDLPMHTHMSETLSEVQQNVNDYGLRPVEHLEKLGMFTRPSLVAHGVHLNDKEIEILAKYDVGVSHNPGSNLKLASGIARVTDLLKAGVTVSLGTDGPASNNNLDMFEEMRLAALIHKGISGDPTAIPAAEALRMGTVYGAKSLFLDRIGSLAPGMKADFIAVNTDQAHFLPHTDFISHAVYSASSKDVEHVWVDGKQVVKHGACLTLDEERIRREAQSAFEGLLSR; the protein is encoded by the coding sequence ATGACGAAATCACCGACAAAGTGGATCATTAAGAACGGATCCTTTGCTGTCCTTAATCGAGAGCAACCGGTTATTCGAGGATATATGCTAATTGAAGATGATCTGATTACTTACATTGGGGAGCAGGCCCCTTCTGTTGAACAGGATATCCCCGTGGTTGATGGTACTCATTTGTTCTTCCTACCTGGATTAGTCAATACGCATGGGCATGCCGCGATGTCGTTGCTGAGAGGTTATGGTGATGATCTAGCACTTCAAGTCTGGCTACAAGAAAAAATGTGGCCAATGGAGGCGAAATTCACTTCAGAAGACGTATACTGGGGAACATCCTTGTCAGTCATAGAAATGCTAAAGGGAGGTACAACTACCTTTTTAGATATGTATGATCATATGGGACAAGTGGCTAAAGTTGTTGAAGGATCTGGTATGAGAGGCGTTTTAATGCGTGGTGTTATTGGTCTATGTTCTGAAGAGGTTCAGAATGTGAAGCTGAAAGAAGCTATCGCTTTCGCTAAAGATTGGCATGGCCAAGCAGATGGAAGAATCACGACGATGATCTCACCACATGCACCTTATACTTGCCCTCCAGATTTCTTCGAGAGATTTGTACAAGCCGCTCATGATCTAGATCTGCCTATGCATACGCATATGTCTGAGACGTTGAGTGAAGTCCAGCAGAATGTGAATGACTATGGTCTTAGACCTGTGGAGCATTTAGAGAAGCTAGGGATGTTTACACGCCCTTCGTTGGTAGCTCATGGGGTTCACTTAAACGATAAGGAAATTGAAATATTGGCTAAATATGATGTTGGTGTGTCGCATAATCCAGGCAGTAATCTGAAGCTTGCGAGTGGTATAGCAAGAGTGACAGATCTGTTGAAAGCGGGCGTTACGGTTTCGCTTGGCACAGATGGACCGGCCAGTAATAATAATTTAGATATGTTTGAAGAAATGCGTCTGGCTGCATTAATTCATAAAGGAATCTCGGGAGATCCAACAGCCATTCCTGCGGCAGAAGCGCTGCGTATGGGTACAGTGTATGGAGCCAAATCTCTTTTCTTAGACCGGATAGGTAGTCTTGCTCCGGGCATGAAAGCTGACTTCATTGCTGTAAATACAGACCAAGCTCATTTCTTGCCTCACACTGACTTCATATCTCATGCTGTATATTCAGCAAGTAGCAAAGATGTTGAGCATGTGTGGGTTGATGGTAAACAGGTTGTGAAACACGGTGCTTGTCTTACTCTCGATGAGGAACGCATTCGTCGTGAAGCACAGTCAGCATTCGAGGGCTTGTTGTCGCGTTAA
- a CDS encoding cell wall elongation regulator TseB-like domain-containing protein produces MKNKKKWILLGIVIFLLILFGLYRYYIYIIQDQHSQETTAITAAKKNTELVKVTDTQKSVWDTISWVIEGKDKDQRDLMVWVQFTEDNKLASGLNAIHSELVENGLSEEQIRSKIINEIPGIEEIRIQPGMYYGEYVWQVYYLEKDHYYYRFYKFKDGSPVGDRYTLPNR; encoded by the coding sequence GTGAAGAATAAAAAAAAATGGATTCTGCTTGGTATTGTTATTTTTCTGCTGATATTGTTTGGACTTTATAGATATTACATATATATCATTCAAGATCAACACAGTCAGGAAACGACCGCAATCACTGCTGCCAAAAAAAATACAGAGTTGGTGAAGGTGACTGATACACAGAAATCAGTGTGGGACACCATCTCTTGGGTTATTGAAGGTAAGGATAAGGACCAGAGAGATCTCATGGTCTGGGTTCAATTTACTGAAGATAACAAGCTTGCATCGGGACTGAACGCAATACACAGCGAGCTGGTAGAGAACGGATTATCAGAAGAGCAAATACGATCCAAGATCATAAATGAAATACCGGGTATTGAGGAAATTAGGATTCAGCCTGGAATGTATTATGGTGAATATGTATGGCAAGTGTACTACTTGGAGAAAGACCATTATTACTACCGTTTTTATAAGTTCAAAGACGGTTCACCTGTAGGAGATCGTTATACATTACCTAATCGATAA